In a genomic window of Prochlorococcus marinus subsp. marinus str. CCMP1375:
- a CDS encoding CobW family GTP-binding protein — MTIGQKVPVTILTGFLGSGKTTLLNRILSEEHGKRIAVIENEYGEVGIDQGLVINADEEVFEMSNGCICCTVRGDLIRVLGNLMKRRDKFDYVLVETTGLADPGPVAQTFFMDDEIRNEFSLDGIVTLVDAAHIDQQLGRSDESSEQVAFADVLVLNKTDLVSDESLDILESRLRDMNRMARVVRSKQAEVSIDTVLNLSAFDLDQVLKRRPTFLEPEYPFEWTGVFSLEKGRYELSLEEGPDPTMSLVVLGDQGIDEAALNAGAESCVRLYADSAKLLHPGSTVPIEKHVSLQLQSNGRKSFFLELDNPTHIGLFTQHTAEEFDIKVSRVDTLISTIESNGKIEALVQPETERTWVAEHEHDDEVGSIAIERLGDVDPEKLNKWLSRLLSEKGVDIFRTKGFISYAGESRRMVFQGVHMLFTAQPDKEWGSEPRRNQLVFIGRNLDEEEMSREFDKCLV; from the coding sequence ATGACTATCGGACAAAAAGTACCTGTCACCATCCTTACGGGCTTCCTCGGCTCTGGGAAAACGACTCTCCTTAATCGAATTCTGAGTGAAGAACACGGTAAACGAATCGCTGTAATCGAAAACGAATATGGTGAAGTAGGTATTGATCAGGGTCTGGTCATTAATGCTGACGAAGAAGTCTTTGAAATGTCCAACGGTTGCATTTGTTGCACCGTTCGTGGAGACCTGATTCGCGTATTGGGCAATCTCATGAAGCGACGAGATAAATTCGACTATGTGTTGGTTGAGACAACAGGACTTGCTGATCCTGGCCCTGTTGCTCAGACATTTTTTATGGATGACGAAATCCGTAATGAATTTTCTCTTGATGGCATTGTTACTCTCGTTGATGCGGCTCATATTGATCAGCAACTCGGTCGCAGTGATGAAAGTTCTGAGCAGGTTGCCTTCGCAGATGTTCTTGTCCTAAATAAAACGGACTTAGTTTCTGATGAATCTCTTGATATTCTTGAATCACGGCTACGAGATATGAATCGTATGGCTCGTGTTGTGCGTAGTAAGCAAGCGGAGGTGTCTATTGATACTGTGCTAAACCTTAGTGCTTTTGATCTAGATCAGGTGTTAAAGCGTCGCCCCACTTTTCTTGAGCCAGAATATCCATTCGAGTGGACAGGTGTCTTTTCTCTTGAGAAAGGTCGTTATGAACTTAGCCTTGAAGAAGGTCCTGATCCCACTATGTCACTCGTAGTTCTGGGAGATCAGGGGATTGACGAAGCGGCTCTTAATGCTGGTGCGGAGTCTTGCGTAAGACTTTACGCTGACTCTGCGAAACTTCTTCATCCGGGAAGCACAGTCCCAATTGAAAAACATGTCAGTCTTCAGCTTCAGTCTAATGGGCGTAAGTCTTTCTTTTTAGAACTAGATAACCCTACTCATATTGGGCTGTTCACCCAGCACACAGCAGAGGAATTTGATATCAAAGTATCCCGAGTTGATACTTTAATTTCTACAATTGAAAGTAATGGCAAAATCGAGGCTTTGGTCCAACCTGAAACTGAGCGGACTTGGGTAGCAGAGCATGAACATGATGATGAAGTGGGCTCAATTGCTATCGAGCGACTAGGTGATGTCGATCCAGAAAAACTCAATAAGTGGTTGAGTCGACTCCTATCAGAAAAAGGTGTAGATATATTTAGGACAAAAGGATTTATAAGTTATGCGGGCGAATCCAGGCGAATGGTTTTTCAAGGGGTTCACATGCTCTTCACTGCTCAGCCAGATAAAGAGTGGGGAAGTGAACCTCGCCGCAATCAATTGGTGTTTATCGGCAGAAATCTTGATGAAGAAGAAATGTCTCGAGAGTTTGATAAATGCCTGGTGTAG
- a CDS encoding WD40 repeat domain-containing protein — translation MPGVEGFSPQGMLHEGWSAEVEDYGIVCGWILGGKALLVGDVASGLYLFEGKSGTPLWQKKEVHKGGLLALSIHPDGDIFATSGQDGRALIWNGEEGESTNVIELGDGWVEHLRWSPDGRFLAVAFSRRVHVYGIDGHEYWKSGEHPSTISSIAWSKSNELATACYGRVTFFDVVSDKVNQKLEWKGSLVSMVLSPNGDVVVCGSQDNSVHFWRRSTDQDSEMTGYPGKPSQLAFDQSGTVLATGGSDVITVWSFEGNGPEGTVPGQLSLHAESISCLAFSNQGMLLASGARDGSVLVWFLKSNGDGDPLGGAYAGELVSAIAWRPDDCALAAVNSKGGVTVWTFKIRTKTSPKGFS, via the coding sequence ATGCCTGGTGTAGAAGGATTTAGTCCCCAGGGGATGCTTCACGAGGGCTGGAGTGCTGAAGTTGAAGACTATGGAATAGTTTGTGGGTGGATCTTAGGAGGCAAAGCACTCTTAGTAGGTGATGTTGCAAGTGGACTTTATTTATTTGAGGGTAAATCTGGAACCCCCCTTTGGCAGAAAAAAGAGGTCCATAAAGGAGGCCTACTCGCATTGTCTATACACCCAGATGGAGATATTTTTGCAACTTCAGGACAGGATGGACGTGCTCTTATTTGGAATGGCGAAGAAGGTGAGTCAACTAACGTAATAGAGCTTGGAGACGGTTGGGTCGAACACCTTAGATGGTCACCAGATGGACGTTTCTTGGCTGTAGCCTTTTCTCGCAGAGTGCATGTATATGGGATTGATGGCCACGAGTATTGGAAATCAGGAGAACACCCAAGCACTATTAGCTCGATCGCTTGGTCAAAGTCAAATGAACTAGCAACTGCATGCTATGGCCGAGTAACTTTTTTTGACGTAGTTAGTGACAAGGTCAATCAAAAACTGGAATGGAAAGGTTCACTAGTGTCTATGGTACTTAGTCCTAATGGTGATGTTGTGGTTTGCGGTAGTCAGGATAATTCTGTACATTTCTGGCGACGCTCAACTGATCAAGACTCTGAAATGACTGGGTATCCGGGTAAGCCAAGCCAGTTAGCATTTGATCAGAGTGGCACAGTCCTCGCTACTGGGGGAAGTGATGTTATAACAGTTTGGAGCTTTGAAGGTAATGGCCCTGAAGGCACTGTCCCTGGACAATTATCTCTTCATGCTGAATCGATTTCTTGTCTTGCTTTTTCCAATCAAGGAATGCTTCTTGCCTCAGGAGCTAGAGATGGTTCAGTTCTTGTTTGGTTTCTCAAGAGTAATGGTGATGGTGACCCACTTGGTGGAGCATACGCAGGAGAGCTTGTCTCCGCAATTGCATGGCGGCCTGATGACTGTGCTTTGGCCGCAGTTAATTCAAAAGGAGGGGTTACTGTTTGGACTTTTAAAATTCGCACCAAAACATCTCCTAAAGGCTTCTCATGA
- a CDS encoding CobW family GTP-binding protein yields MSQSDNSMNETSNIPVTIITGFLGSGKTTLLNHILTNQGELKTAILVNEFGEIGIDNDLIVKTDQGIVELNNGCICCTINGELMSTINKILESNKTIEYLIIETTGLADPLPVAMTINSATERLRLDSIITLIDAENFCDENLSSQIARSQIIYGDILIINKCDLVSEEKISFIKRKVSEIKNQPRILRSIKGNVPLGLFLSVGLFQSDLLAKDSSAHNHNHNHNHNHNHNHNHNHNHNHNHNHNHNHNHNHEHEHEHEHEHEHDESSIEGFTSLSFQSELPFSLRKFQNFLDNQLPSTVYRAKGLLCFEESELTHIFHLSGKRFTLDDTKRHRKRENKIVLIGKNLQHNELYNQLQACISYTHKNKVH; encoded by the coding sequence ATGTCACAATCAGATAATTCTATGAATGAAACGTCGAATATTCCAGTGACAATTATTACCGGATTTCTTGGATCAGGTAAAACAACACTTTTGAATCATATTTTAACTAATCAAGGTGAATTAAAAACCGCAATTCTAGTTAATGAATTTGGAGAAATAGGTATTGATAATGACTTAATTGTAAAAACAGATCAAGGTATTGTTGAACTAAACAATGGTTGTATATGTTGTACAATCAATGGAGAATTAATGAGCACTATAAATAAGATATTAGAAAGCAATAAAACTATAGAGTACTTGATAATTGAAACCACTGGACTAGCAGACCCTTTACCAGTAGCAATGACTATTAATAGTGCCACAGAAAGATTGAGATTAGATTCAATAATTACATTAATTGATGCTGAAAACTTTTGTGATGAAAATTTATCTAGCCAAATTGCAAGATCTCAAATAATATATGGTGATATATTGATAATCAATAAATGTGATCTTGTAAGCGAAGAGAAGATATCATTTATTAAGCGTAAAGTTTCAGAAATAAAAAACCAGCCAAGAATATTAAGAAGCATCAAAGGCAATGTACCTTTGGGCCTATTTTTAAGTGTTGGCCTATTCCAATCAGATTTGTTAGCAAAAGATAGTAGCGCCCATAACCATAACCATAACCATAACCATAACCATAACCATAACCATAACCATAACCATAACCATAACCATAACCATAACCATAACCATAACCATAACCATAACCATGAGCATGAGCATGAGCATGAGCATGAGCATGAGCATGATGAATCATCGATTGAGGGATTTACTTCATTGTCATTTCAATCTGAATTGCCTTTCTCATTGAGAAAATTCCAAAATTTCTTAGACAATCAATTACCATCTACTGTATATAGAGCGAAAGGTTTACTTTGCTTTGAAGAAAGTGAATTAACTCATATATTTCATTTATCAGGCAAAAGATTTACACTGGATGATACTAAAAGACATCGTAAAAGAGAAAATAAAATTGTGCTTATAGGGAAAAATCTTCAACACAATGAGCTATACAATCAACTGCAAGCATGTATTTCATATACGCATAAGAATAAAGTTCATTAA
- a CDS encoding high light inducible protein: MDQANTSVLDIAFGRPAMIGFILLLGTYLVTGQIIPGTF, encoded by the coding sequence ATGGATCAAGCTAACACCTCAGTCCTAGACATTGCTTTTGGGAGACCCGCAATGATTGGTTTCATCCTTCTTTTAGGCACATACCTTGTCACTGGTCAAATCATTCCTGGCACTTTTTAA
- a CDS encoding high light inducible protein: protein MKTSTSSTKVETSKVLAEKINGRAALIGVIALLGAYSATGQIIPGYL from the coding sequence ATGAAAACCTCTACAAGTTCAACCAAAGTCGAAACCAGCAAAGTTTTGGCAGAAAAAATTAATGGGAGAGCTGCTCTAATTGGCGTCATTGCTCTTTTAGGCGCTTATTCAGCAACAGGTCAAATCATTCCTGGTTATCTCTAA
- a CDS encoding high light inducible protein, translating into MTPEAEKFNGWAAMLGFVAAFGAYATTGQIIPGIF; encoded by the coding sequence ATGACTCCTGAAGCAGAAAAGTTCAATGGCTGGGCAGCCATGCTTGGATTTGTTGCAGCCTTTGGTGCTTATGCAACCACAGGTCAAATAATTCCTGGGATTTTTTAA
- a CDS encoding protein adenylyltransferase SelO, producing the protein MHMKDLYEPSTTRTFTEFSQHADYSLMESLQADPQATSDGNDHKPRQVFSGHYVPVSPTAIPAPEYIAHSKILFNELGLSNELVLDEQFRRLFSGDISVAQDPMRPVGWATGYALSIYGTEYIHQCPFGTGNGYGDGRAISVFEGLFNGRRWEMQLKGAGPTPYCRGADGRAVLRSSVREFLAQEYMHALGVPTSRSLTLYVSRSETVDRPWYTNDSRATDPDILVNSPAAITTRAAPSFIRVGQLELFARRVRNNAQNSSLNELQMIVKHLIKRNYKRVIDPNLPFANQVVELAHLFRGRLISLVTNWMRIGYCQGNFNSDNCAAGGFTLDYGPFGFCELFDPSFQPWTGGGEHFSFFNQPVAAKANFQMFCASIRPLITGNKEVIARLDKIQDEFSEAMDQEIEAMWAKKLGINHYDATLVNELLQLMILSKVDYTIFFRKLSDIPDQLTTLKPSFYQSTSQHVDARWNSWLQRWQNRIKSCGDLAMTSAAMKRINPKYTWREWLIAPAYKQAEQGDYSLIKELQDVFRNPYDEQSSEVSIKYDRLKPKEFFNAGGVSHYSCSS; encoded by the coding sequence ATGCATATGAAAGACCTGTACGAACCATCAACAACAAGAACATTTACTGAGTTTTCACAACATGCTGACTATTCACTGATGGAATCACTCCAAGCGGATCCTCAAGCGACAAGCGATGGTAATGATCATAAACCTCGTCAAGTGTTCTCCGGTCATTACGTACCGGTGAGCCCTACTGCTATTCCAGCACCGGAATATATTGCGCACAGCAAAATCTTATTTAACGAACTTGGGCTAAGTAATGAGCTTGTCCTAGACGAACAATTCCGCAGATTATTTTCAGGCGACATCTCAGTTGCGCAAGATCCAATGCGTCCTGTTGGTTGGGCGACCGGTTATGCACTGTCGATCTACGGCACTGAATACATACATCAGTGTCCGTTTGGAACCGGCAACGGGTATGGCGATGGCCGGGCAATTTCCGTATTCGAAGGCCTCTTCAACGGCAGGCGCTGGGAGATGCAACTAAAAGGTGCAGGACCGACACCGTATTGTCGAGGCGCCGATGGACGTGCCGTACTCCGTTCCAGCGTACGCGAGTTTCTAGCGCAGGAGTACATGCATGCTCTGGGAGTTCCAACCTCACGATCTCTAACACTGTATGTATCCAGATCCGAAACAGTTGACAGACCCTGGTATACCAACGATTCTAGGGCCACAGATCCCGACATCTTGGTAAATAGTCCTGCGGCGATCACAACACGCGCCGCCCCATCCTTTATACGTGTCGGGCAGCTTGAGCTGTTTGCCCGTCGCGTACGCAACAATGCGCAGAATAGTTCGCTAAATGAACTGCAAATGATCGTGAAGCACTTGATCAAGCGGAACTACAAGAGGGTGATTGACCCGAATCTTCCCTTCGCTAATCAAGTAGTCGAACTGGCACATTTGTTTCGCGGACGACTCATATCACTAGTGACAAACTGGATGCGGATTGGCTACTGCCAGGGTAATTTCAACAGTGACAATTGTGCCGCGGGCGGTTTCACTCTCGACTATGGTCCCTTTGGGTTCTGCGAACTGTTCGATCCCAGTTTTCAGCCCTGGACAGGAGGCGGTGAGCATTTCTCATTCTTCAATCAACCGGTTGCTGCAAAAGCCAATTTTCAAATGTTTTGTGCATCCATACGACCTTTGATCACAGGTAACAAGGAAGTAATTGCGAGGCTGGATAAAATTCAAGACGAATTCAGTGAAGCTATGGATCAAGAGATCGAAGCTATGTGGGCAAAGAAATTGGGAATTAATCACTATGACGCGACTCTAGTGAATGAACTTCTTCAGCTAATGATTCTCTCCAAAGTGGACTACACGATCTTTTTCCGAAAACTGTCTGATATTCCAGATCAACTCACAACATTGAAACCAAGCTTCTATCAGTCAACCTCACAACATGTTGATGCGCGATGGAACAGCTGGCTGCAACGGTGGCAAAATCGCATCAAGAGCTGCGGCGACCTCGCAATGACATCGGCAGCGATGAAACGCATCAATCCCAAATACACTTGGCGCGAGTGGCTGATAGCACCAGCTTACAAACAAGCTGAACAAGGTGATTACAGCCTCATCAAGGAGCTACAGGATGTGTTCAGGAATCCCTACGATGAGCAATCATCGGAAGTATCGATTAAGTACGACCGCCTAAAGCCCAAGGAATTCTTTAACGCCGGTGGTGTATCCCACTACAGCTGTTCGTCTTGA
- a CDS encoding gamma-glutamyltransferase family protein — MKTYKPFGLILLFTLPLPLIAQVNWKSPESIDTKKLSVSTASGQAVVVTANPLASDAALRALEEGGTAMDAVISAQTVLTVVEPQSSGLGGGSFLLYWDQAKKTLYALDGRETASAQAEEDMWMTSDGGVVPWLQATRSPSAIGVPGTTALLWEGHREFGRLPWKTNFRRSIQLAKEGFIPSPRFLRSISLAKTLGINHSRTFKSLYLPNGSLPKQNIPFHNKKLAATLIRLAKGGINEFYRGKVANELITELQLQQKNNKEIRTITHEDLENYKVQKRNPICRKYKSWKICSFPPPSGGGVAVLQALGTYEFLSKANWSDNTITRWHLLAESLRFADADRSHWIGDPIDWPVPLKGLLEEDYIRERANAIKISTTTFRPLPGKPKGSELLDLASQPRTAGGGTTHLVVVDLDGNVASYTSSVETVFGSRHLSGGMVLNNQLTDFSFLSNVSGKPIANRIKPNKRPMSSMSPVIVFRDERPILAVGSPGGWLIPHYVTNALIGALDLKLSPKEVVSQNLLSVQPAYTVLEQSNNWSKSQANIQKGLRSLGHQIKYSSFSSGIALIKWHKGSWHGAADPRREGKAVSLQVEKKH; from the coding sequence TTGAAAACGTACAAACCATTCGGGCTAATTCTTCTTTTCACACTTCCTTTACCACTAATTGCACAAGTTAACTGGAAGTCACCAGAGAGTATTGATACAAAAAAACTAAGTGTCTCAACTGCTAGCGGGCAGGCTGTAGTTGTAACTGCCAATCCTTTAGCAAGTGATGCAGCTCTTAGAGCCTTGGAGGAAGGTGGTACCGCAATGGATGCGGTTATCTCAGCACAGACAGTGCTTACTGTTGTTGAACCACAAAGTTCAGGATTAGGAGGCGGGTCTTTTCTTTTGTATTGGGACCAGGCAAAAAAAACTTTGTACGCACTTGATGGCAGAGAGACTGCTTCAGCTCAAGCCGAAGAGGATATGTGGATGACATCTGATGGGGGAGTGGTCCCATGGCTACAAGCAACTAGAAGTCCCTCTGCAATAGGTGTACCAGGTACAACAGCATTACTTTGGGAAGGACATCGAGAATTTGGACGTTTACCTTGGAAGACTAATTTCAGGAGGAGTATTCAACTTGCCAAGGAGGGATTCATCCCGAGTCCTCGCTTTCTTCGATCAATCTCTTTAGCAAAGACATTAGGAATTAACCATAGTCGAACTTTTAAATCTCTCTATCTCCCAAATGGTTCTCTCCCAAAACAAAACATTCCATTTCACAATAAGAAATTAGCAGCAACCTTAATCCGCCTTGCCAAGGGAGGCATCAATGAATTTTACCGTGGAAAAGTAGCCAATGAACTTATAACTGAGCTGCAACTCCAGCAGAAAAATAATAAAGAAATTAGAACAATCACTCACGAGGATTTAGAGAATTATAAAGTCCAAAAACGCAACCCTATCTGTCGCAAATACAAATCATGGAAAATATGTTCTTTCCCTCCTCCAAGTGGTGGTGGAGTTGCTGTATTACAAGCTCTTGGAACATATGAGTTTCTATCAAAGGCAAATTGGTCAGATAACACAATCACCCGTTGGCATCTTCTAGCAGAATCTCTAAGGTTTGCAGATGCTGATCGTTCTCACTGGATAGGAGATCCTATTGATTGGCCAGTTCCTCTCAAGGGTTTATTAGAAGAGGACTATATTAGGGAAAGGGCAAACGCTATCAAAATCAGTACTACAACATTTCGCCCTTTACCAGGGAAGCCAAAAGGTAGCGAATTATTGGATTTGGCAAGTCAACCGCGTACAGCCGGTGGAGGAACGACTCACCTAGTAGTAGTTGATTTAGATGGTAACGTCGCCTCATACACAAGTTCTGTTGAAACGGTCTTCGGGAGTAGGCATTTATCTGGAGGCATGGTTTTAAACAACCAACTAACTGACTTTTCATTTTTATCAAACGTCTCAGGGAAGCCAATTGCCAATCGAATTAAACCCAATAAGCGTCCTATGAGCTCTATGTCTCCAGTCATAGTATTTCGTGATGAACGTCCAATTTTGGCAGTAGGTTCACCAGGTGGATGGCTTATCCCCCATTACGTAACAAATGCATTAATTGGGGCACTAGATTTAAAGCTTTCTCCAAAAGAAGTAGTTAGCCAAAATCTTCTCTCGGTCCAGCCTGCTTATACGGTGCTTGAACAAAGTAATAACTGGTCGAAATCTCAGGCCAATATCCAAAAAGGACTAAGAAGTCTTGGACACCAAATTAAATACAGTTCTTTTAGCAGTGGAATAGCTTTAATCAAATGGCATAAGGGAAGTTGGCACGGGGCTGCTGACCCAAGAAGAGAAGGGAAAGCAGTGAGCTTACAGGTAGAAAAAAAACACTAA
- a CDS encoding ion transporter, with the protein MNEFRTKLLDQVTNNNLGTQTSLFNKISGVTIFISIFFAVLVTENQIDYQFGDQIDFLDWVIGGLFCIEYLCRLWVAPLQEKYGKGLKGIFRYVLSPMAIIDVIAIIPSFIGVRAELKILRVIRLLRILKIGRSEKFKKSIFHFNYALRSKSQELQISTVYTVLLLLISSTLMYLAESSIQPELLGSIPRCLWWSVTTVSAVGYGDSIPVTAIGKIIASVTSLLGIGAIAIPTGILAAGFSESIGLQSKSLGEGD; encoded by the coding sequence ATGAATGAATTCAGAACAAAACTTCTTGATCAGGTAACTAATAACAATCTTGGAACGCAGACTTCTCTTTTTAACAAAATAAGTGGGGTGACTATCTTTATTTCAATTTTTTTCGCAGTCTTAGTGACTGAGAATCAGATTGATTACCAATTTGGAGATCAAATAGACTTTTTAGACTGGGTCATTGGAGGATTGTTTTGTATTGAGTATCTTTGTCGTTTATGGGTCGCTCCTCTTCAAGAAAAATATGGCAAAGGTTTGAAAGGAATCTTTAGATATGTTTTGTCTCCAATGGCAATTATCGATGTTATTGCAATTATTCCTTCGTTTATTGGTGTTCGAGCAGAATTGAAGATTTTAAGAGTTATCCGATTGCTCAGAATTTTAAAGATAGGAAGGAGTGAAAAATTTAAGAAAAGCATATTTCACTTTAATTATGCACTTAGATCGAAGAGTCAAGAACTACAGATATCAACGGTTTACACAGTTTTGCTATTATTGATAAGCAGCACATTGATGTATCTCGCTGAATCATCGATACAACCTGAACTTTTAGGATCTATACCCCGTTGTCTTTGGTGGTCTGTCACTACTGTTAGTGCTGTTGGTTATGGAGATTCAATTCCAGTGACAGCAATTGGGAAAATAATCGCATCGGTGACTTCGCTTTTGGGAATTGGTGCTATAGCAATTCCTACAGGGATTCTTGCTGCAGGATTTAGCGAATCAATCGGGTTACAAAGTAAAAGCCTTGGAGAAGGCGATTAA
- a CDS encoding high light inducible protein, with amino-acid sequence MTPQAEKFNGWAAMIGFVCAVGSYATTGQIIPGIF; translated from the coding sequence ATGACACCTCAGGCTGAAAAATTCAATGGCTGGGCTGCAATGATCGGCTTCGTTTGTGCTGTAGGCAGTTATGCAACTACTGGTCAAATTATTCCTGGCATTTTCTAA
- a CDS encoding DUF481 domain-containing protein, which produces MKALCLLSLLLGFSSAIPVPTVRAGETSYKLRNGDIITGELLEELSSEEVKVIQHPYLGKLKIRVSSIYIEPKVKPWQTSIDFGFNGIKTGGNDSFDYSLDGNTIYFSGDNRFKINASLERQQNNNQATSNKRKVDIRYDKIRNEKFSLFAYSRYKYNELNTIGINENITSIGVSKKLINTDKQKLSLSLGPGINWYGGGELCSTDPDCESFIPATFFSSEYQWNISKKISFEIEDIVSTAFSSKTKVGNYFSTTFKFYPFQDSSFHTSIKYEINYDSEIEPNTDRAYKFLMGVSF; this is translated from the coding sequence ATGAAAGCTCTTTGCCTATTATCTCTATTGCTTGGCTTTTCCAGTGCTATTCCAGTTCCTACTGTCAGAGCAGGTGAAACTAGTTACAAATTAAGAAATGGAGACATTATTACTGGAGAGCTTTTAGAAGAATTAAGTTCTGAAGAAGTAAAAGTAATTCAACACCCTTATCTTGGAAAATTAAAGATAAGGGTGTCTTCAATTTATATTGAACCCAAGGTAAAACCATGGCAAACATCTATTGACTTTGGTTTTAATGGAATAAAAACAGGTGGGAATGATTCATTTGATTATTCATTAGATGGAAACACCATCTATTTTTCGGGAGATAATAGGTTTAAGATAAATGCTTCATTAGAGAGGCAGCAAAATAACAATCAGGCTACATCAAATAAACGAAAAGTTGATATTCGTTATGATAAGATTAGGAATGAAAAATTTAGTTTATTTGCATATTCAAGATATAAGTACAATGAATTAAATACTATAGGAATTAATGAGAATATTACATCCATAGGAGTTTCTAAAAAATTAATAAATACAGATAAACAGAAATTGTCTCTTTCTTTAGGCCCTGGAATTAATTGGTATGGCGGAGGTGAATTGTGCTCTACTGATCCAGATTGTGAGAGTTTTATTCCAGCAACTTTCTTTTCTAGTGAATATCAATGGAATATTAGTAAGAAAATATCTTTTGAAATAGAGGATATCGTCTCTACTGCTTTTTCATCAAAGACTAAAGTTGGAAATTATTTCTCAACAACTTTTAAATTTTATCCGTTTCAAGACTCTTCATTTCATACATCAATAAAATATGAGATCAATTATGATAGTGAAATAGAACCAAATACGGATAGAGCATATAAATTTCTGATGGGAGTATCGTTCTAA
- a CDS encoding membrane protein, with the protein MTYVVLYIAGIICIWWTYRVGWREAFKKILSILIPSALIILFNVKAGRLLFRSPIVGIISILPTAILIYRGSLPLVNGFNNWIDRKANNFTESQDVVDAEVISKEDA; encoded by the coding sequence ATGACTTATGTGGTTTTATACATTGCTGGCATAATTTGTATATGGTGGACTTATCGTGTTGGCTGGAGGGAAGCTTTCAAGAAGATTCTCAGCATCTTAATTCCATCAGCATTAATCATTCTGTTCAATGTGAAAGCTGGTCGATTACTTTTTAGAAGTCCTATAGTTGGAATTATAAGTATTCTACCAACCGCCATTTTGATATACCGAGGATCTCTACCTTTGGTAAATGGATTCAATAACTGGATTGACAGGAAGGCTAATAACTTTACTGAATCTCAAGATGTAGTTGATGCAGAAGTTATATCTAAAGAGGATGCATGA
- the pstS gene encoding phosphate ABC transporter substrate-binding protein PstS — translation MSFSKKASLFVSIAALAAGIVACGSNNSATNIRLSGAGASFPSKIYTRWFADLNNEGGPRVNYQAVGSGSGRKAFIDETVDFGASDDPMKAQDIAKVKRGLVQIPMVGGTVAFGYNNPDCELKLTQRQAVRIAIGKINNWSELGCPAQKITWIHRSDGSGTTKAFTNSMEAFSKEWTLGTGKSVAWPVGIGGKGNAGVAGVIKNTPGAIGYVNQSYIKGNVRAAALQNLSGEFLKPNINSGAKALNGITLDPNLAGSNPNPTAKGAYPIATLTWVLAYETGNGSKTEAIIASLGYLLSDKAQAKAPSLGFVPLTGDILMKARKAVTRIGK, via the coding sequence ATGTCCTTCTCTAAGAAGGCGTCATTATTTGTATCCATTGCCGCTCTTGCAGCTGGCATTGTTGCTTGTGGGTCAAATAATTCCGCAACAAACATTAGGCTTAGCGGAGCAGGTGCTTCCTTCCCTTCCAAAATCTACACCCGGTGGTTTGCTGACCTTAACAATGAAGGTGGTCCTAGGGTTAACTACCAAGCTGTTGGCTCTGGCTCTGGGCGAAAAGCTTTCATTGATGAAACCGTTGATTTTGGAGCATCGGATGACCCAATGAAAGCCCAAGATATCGCAAAAGTTAAACGAGGATTAGTTCAGATCCCAATGGTGGGAGGGACAGTCGCTTTTGGATATAACAATCCTGATTGCGAACTCAAGCTTACTCAGAGACAAGCAGTTCGTATTGCAATAGGCAAAATCAATAATTGGAGCGAGCTTGGGTGCCCTGCTCAAAAGATTACTTGGATTCACCGTTCTGATGGCTCTGGCACAACCAAGGCTTTTACCAATTCAATGGAAGCTTTCTCTAAAGAGTGGACATTAGGAACTGGTAAATCCGTAGCATGGCCTGTAGGTATTGGAGGGAAAGGCAATGCAGGGGTTGCTGGAGTTATTAAAAACACCCCCGGTGCTATTGGTTATGTAAACCAGTCTTATATCAAAGGAAATGTCAGAGCCGCTGCTTTACAAAATTTGTCTGGTGAGTTTCTAAAACCAAACATAAATTCTGGTGCTAAAGCCCTTAATGGAATCACTTTAGATCCAAATCTGGCTGGTAGCAACCCAAACCCAACAGCAAAAGGTGCCTATCCAATTGCTACTTTAACTTGGGTCCTTGCTTATGAAACTGGCAATGGCTCTAAAACAGAGGCAATTATAGCTTCCTTAGGATACCTTCTTAGCGACAAGGCTCAAGCCAAGGCTCCTAGCCTAGGATTTGTTCCTCTAACAGGAGATATCCTTATGAAAGCTCGTAAAGCTGTGACCAGAATTGGGAAGTAA